One part of the Canis lupus dingo isolate Sandy chromosome 14, ASM325472v2, whole genome shotgun sequence genome encodes these proteins:
- the LOC118350644 gene encoding ATP synthase F(0) complex subunit C3, mitochondrial-like: MMFACAKLACIPVLIRAGSRVAYRPISASLLYRPEARTGEHSTVFNRAQNGVPQLIQREFPTSAIRRDIDTAAKFIGAGAATVGVAGSGAGIGTVFGSFITGYARNPLLKQQQFSYAILGFALSEALGLFCLMVAFLILFAM; this comes from the coding sequence ATGATGTTTGCCTGCGCCAAGCTCGCTTGCATCCCTGTTCTGATCCGAGCTGGATCCAGAGTTGCATACAGACCAATTTCTGCATCATTGTTATATCGACCAGAGGCTAGGACTGGAGAGCACTCTACAGTATTTAATCGGGCCCAGAATGGTGTGCCTCAGCTAATCCAAAGGGAGTTTCCAACCAGTGCAATCAGGAGAGACATTGATACTGCTGCCAAATTTATTGGTGCAGGTGCTGCAACAGTGGGAGTGGCTGGTTCTGGTGCTGGTATTGGAACAGTCTTTGGCAGCTTTATCACTGGTTATGCCAGAAACCCTTTGCTGAAGCAGCAGCAGTTTTCATATGCTATCCTGGGATTTGCCTTGTCTGAAGCTCTGGGTCTCTTTTGTTTGATGGTtgctttcttgattttgtttGCTATGTAA
- the IRF5 gene encoding interferon regulatory factor 5 isoform X2 codes for MFTVSQISELSGLATFISPGSGWSLVQKGELSHQSFEAWGLGWGVSYSSCRSPDLGTALKRGLAYGDFLAAWKWRLTTTTQKDPLAMNQPAPRAPPPPRRVRLKPWLVAQVNSCQYPGLQWVNGERKFFCIPWRHATRHGPSQEGDNTIFKAWAKETGKYTEGVDEADPAKWKANLRCALNKSRDFRLIYDGPRDMPPQPYKIYEVCSNGSAPAESQPSEDYTFGAGEEEEEEEEDLQRMLPSLSITEAVQPGPPMAPYSLPKEDVKWPPTLQPPVVLGPPAPDPSLLGPTPGNPAGFGELLPEVLPSLQPGPLAASLPPTGEQLLPDLLISPHMLPLTDLEIKFQYRGRPPRALTISNPQGCRLFYSQLEPTQDQVELFGPVSLEQVRFPSPEDIPSDKQRFYTNQLLDVLDRGLILQLQGQDLYAIRLCQCKVFWSGPCASAHGSHPNPIQREVKTKLFSLEHFLNELILFQKGQTNTPPPFEIFFCFGEEWPDRKPREKKLITVQVVPVAARLLLEMFSGELSWSADSIRLQISNPDLKDRMVEQFKELHHLWQSQQRLQPVAQAPAVAGLSAGQGAWPMHSVGMQQ; via the exons ATGTTCACAGTGAGTCAGATTTCTGAGTTGTCTGGTCTGGCCACTTTCATTTCCCCTGGGTCTGGGTGGAGTTTGGTTCAGAAAGGGGAACTGAGCCACCAGTCTTTTGAGGCCTGGGGACTGGGCTGGGGGGTCTCTTACTCTTCCTGTCGCAGCCCGGATCTGGGCACTGCTCTGAAGAGAGGCCTGGCCTATGGAGACTTTTTAGCAGCGTGGAAGTGGCGCTTAACAACTACAACCCAAAAAG ACCCCTTGGCCATGAACCAGCCTGCCCCCAGGgcaccccctccgccccgccgCGTGCGACTGAAGCCCTGGCTGGTGGCCCAGGTGAACAGCTGCCAGTACCCAGGGCTTCAGTGGgtcaatggggaaaggaaattCTTCTGCATCCCCTGGCGCCATGCCACGCGACATGGCCCCAGCCAGGAGGGGGATAATACCATCTTCAAG GCCTGGGCCAAGGAGACAGGAAAGTACACCGAGGGGGTGGACGAGGCGGACCCAGCCAAGTGGAAGGCCAACCTGCGCTGTGCCCTTAACAAGAGCCGTGACTTCCGCCTCATCTATGATGGACCCCGGGACATGCCGCCTCAGCCCTACAAGATCTACGAGGTCTGCTCTAATGGCTCCGCTCCCGCAG AGTCCCAGCCTAGTGAGGATTACACTTTTGgtgcaggagaggaggaggaggaagaagaggaagac CTCCAGAGGATGTTACCAAGCCTGAGCATCACAG AAGCAGTGCAACCTGGCCCCCCCATGGCACCCTATTCTTTACCCAAAGAGGATGTCAAGTGGCCGCCCACCCTCCAGCCGCCTGTGGTGCTGGGCCCTCCTGCACCAGACCCCAgcctgctgggccccacccctggCAACCCTGCTGGCTTTGGGGAGCTTCTCCCTGAAGTCCTGCCgagcctgcagcctgggccccTGGCTGCCAGCCTGCCCCCCACAGGCGAACAACTCCTGCCCGACCTGCTAATCAGCCCCCACATGCTGCCTC TGACGGACCTGGAGATCAAGTTCCAGTACCGGGGGCGGCCACCCCGTGCCCTCACCATCAGCAACCCCCAGGGGTGCCGGCTCTTCTACAGTCAGCTGGAGCCCACCCAGGACCAGGTAGAGCTCTTCGGCCCCGTGAGCCTGGAGCAAGTGCGCTTCCCCAGCCCTGAGGACATCCCCAGCGACAAGCAGCGCTTCTACACAAACCAGCTGCTGGATGTCCTGGACCGCGGCCTCATACTCCAGCTGCAGGGCCAAGATCTGTATGCCATCCGCCTGTGCCAGTGCAAAGTGTTCTGGAGCGGGCCCTGCGCCTCGGCCCACGGCTCACACCCCAACCCCATCCAGCGGGAGGTCAAAACCAAGCTTTTCAGCCTGGAGCATTTTCTCAATG AGCTCATCCTGTTCCAGAAGGGCCAGACTAACACCCCACCGCCATTTGAGATCTTCTTCTGCTTTGGGGAGGAGTGGCCTGACCGCAAACCCCGAGAGAAGAAGCTCATCACTGTACAG GTGGTGCCTGTAGCAGCTCGGCTGTTGCTGGAGATGTTCTCAGGGGAGCTTTCTTGGTCAGCTGATAGTATCCGGCTACAGATCTCAAACCCAGACCTCAAAGACCGCATGGTAGAGCAGTTCAAGGAGCTCCATCACCTCTGGCAGTCCCAGCAGCGGTTGCAGCCTGTGGCCCAGGCCCCCGCTGTGGCAGGCCTCAGTGCTGGCCAGGGGGCCTGGCCCATGCACTCAGTTGGCATGCAACAATGA
- the IRF5 gene encoding interferon regulatory factor 5 isoform X3: MNQPAPRAPPPPRRVRLKPWLVAQVNSCQYPGLQWVNGERKFFCIPWRHATRHGPSQEGDNTIFKAWAKETGKYTEGVDEADPAKWKANLRCALNKSRDFRLIYDGPRDMPPQPYKIYEVCSNGSAPAESQPSEDYTFGAGEEEEEEEEDVSSGPFLAASACTDVLQRMLPSLSITEAVQPGPPMAPYSLPKEDVKWPPTLQPPVVLGPPAPDPSLLGPTPGNPAGFGELLPEVLPSLQPGPLAASLPPTGEQLLPDLLISPHMLPLTDLEIKFQYRGRPPRALTISNPQGCRLFYSQLEPTQDQVELFGPVSLEQVRFPSPEDIPSDKQRFYTNQLLDVLDRGLILQLQGQDLYAIRLCQCKVFWSGPCASAHGSHPNPIQREVKTKLFSLEHFLNELILFQKGQTNTPPPFEIFFCFGEEWPDRKPREKKLITVQVVPVAARLLLEMFSGELSWSADSIRLQISNPDLKDRMVEQFKELHHLWQSQQRLQPVAQAPAVAGLSAGQGAWPMHSVGMQQ, translated from the exons ATGAACCAGCCTGCCCCCAGGgcaccccctccgccccgccgCGTGCGACTGAAGCCCTGGCTGGTGGCCCAGGTGAACAGCTGCCAGTACCCAGGGCTTCAGTGGgtcaatggggaaaggaaattCTTCTGCATCCCCTGGCGCCATGCCACGCGACATGGCCCCAGCCAGGAGGGGGATAATACCATCTTCAAG GCCTGGGCCAAGGAGACAGGAAAGTACACCGAGGGGGTGGACGAGGCGGACCCAGCCAAGTGGAAGGCCAACCTGCGCTGTGCCCTTAACAAGAGCCGTGACTTCCGCCTCATCTATGATGGACCCCGGGACATGCCGCCTCAGCCCTACAAGATCTACGAGGTCTGCTCTAATGGCTCCGCTCCCGCAG AGTCCCAGCCTAGTGAGGATTACACTTTTGgtgcaggagaggaggaggaggaagaagaggaagacgTGAGCTCGGGGCCATTCCTGGCAGCGTCGGCCTGCACTGACGTG CTCCAGAGGATGTTACCAAGCCTGAGCATCACAG AAGCAGTGCAACCTGGCCCCCCCATGGCACCCTATTCTTTACCCAAAGAGGATGTCAAGTGGCCGCCCACCCTCCAGCCGCCTGTGGTGCTGGGCCCTCCTGCACCAGACCCCAgcctgctgggccccacccctggCAACCCTGCTGGCTTTGGGGAGCTTCTCCCTGAAGTCCTGCCgagcctgcagcctgggccccTGGCTGCCAGCCTGCCCCCCACAGGCGAACAACTCCTGCCCGACCTGCTAATCAGCCCCCACATGCTGCCTC TGACGGACCTGGAGATCAAGTTCCAGTACCGGGGGCGGCCACCCCGTGCCCTCACCATCAGCAACCCCCAGGGGTGCCGGCTCTTCTACAGTCAGCTGGAGCCCACCCAGGACCAGGTAGAGCTCTTCGGCCCCGTGAGCCTGGAGCAAGTGCGCTTCCCCAGCCCTGAGGACATCCCCAGCGACAAGCAGCGCTTCTACACAAACCAGCTGCTGGATGTCCTGGACCGCGGCCTCATACTCCAGCTGCAGGGCCAAGATCTGTATGCCATCCGCCTGTGCCAGTGCAAAGTGTTCTGGAGCGGGCCCTGCGCCTCGGCCCACGGCTCACACCCCAACCCCATCCAGCGGGAGGTCAAAACCAAGCTTTTCAGCCTGGAGCATTTTCTCAATG AGCTCATCCTGTTCCAGAAGGGCCAGACTAACACCCCACCGCCATTTGAGATCTTCTTCTGCTTTGGGGAGGAGTGGCCTGACCGCAAACCCCGAGAGAAGAAGCTCATCACTGTACAG GTGGTGCCTGTAGCAGCTCGGCTGTTGCTGGAGATGTTCTCAGGGGAGCTTTCTTGGTCAGCTGATAGTATCCGGCTACAGATCTCAAACCCAGACCTCAAAGACCGCATGGTAGAGCAGTTCAAGGAGCTCCATCACCTCTGGCAGTCCCAGCAGCGGTTGCAGCCTGTGGCCCAGGCCCCCGCTGTGGCAGGCCTCAGTGCTGGCCAGGGGGCCTGGCCCATGCACTCAGTTGGCATGCAACAATGA
- the IRF5 gene encoding interferon regulatory factor 5 isoform X1, translating to MFTVSQISELSGLATFISPGSGWSLVQKGELSHQSFEAWGLGWGVSYSSCRSPDLGTALKRGLAYGDFLAAWKWRLTTTTQKDPLAMNQPAPRAPPPPRRVRLKPWLVAQVNSCQYPGLQWVNGERKFFCIPWRHATRHGPSQEGDNTIFKAWAKETGKYTEGVDEADPAKWKANLRCALNKSRDFRLIYDGPRDMPPQPYKIYEVCSNGSAPAESQPSEDYTFGAGEEEEEEEEDVSSGPFLAASACTDVLQRMLPSLSITEAVQPGPPMAPYSLPKEDVKWPPTLQPPVVLGPPAPDPSLLGPTPGNPAGFGELLPEVLPSLQPGPLAASLPPTGEQLLPDLLISPHMLPLTDLEIKFQYRGRPPRALTISNPQGCRLFYSQLEPTQDQVELFGPVSLEQVRFPSPEDIPSDKQRFYTNQLLDVLDRGLILQLQGQDLYAIRLCQCKVFWSGPCASAHGSHPNPIQREVKTKLFSLEHFLNELILFQKGQTNTPPPFEIFFCFGEEWPDRKPREKKLITVQVVPVAARLLLEMFSGELSWSADSIRLQISNPDLKDRMVEQFKELHHLWQSQQRLQPVAQAPAVAGLSAGQGAWPMHSVGMQQ from the exons ATGTTCACAGTGAGTCAGATTTCTGAGTTGTCTGGTCTGGCCACTTTCATTTCCCCTGGGTCTGGGTGGAGTTTGGTTCAGAAAGGGGAACTGAGCCACCAGTCTTTTGAGGCCTGGGGACTGGGCTGGGGGGTCTCTTACTCTTCCTGTCGCAGCCCGGATCTGGGCACTGCTCTGAAGAGAGGCCTGGCCTATGGAGACTTTTTAGCAGCGTGGAAGTGGCGCTTAACAACTACAACCCAAAAAG ACCCCTTGGCCATGAACCAGCCTGCCCCCAGGgcaccccctccgccccgccgCGTGCGACTGAAGCCCTGGCTGGTGGCCCAGGTGAACAGCTGCCAGTACCCAGGGCTTCAGTGGgtcaatggggaaaggaaattCTTCTGCATCCCCTGGCGCCATGCCACGCGACATGGCCCCAGCCAGGAGGGGGATAATACCATCTTCAAG GCCTGGGCCAAGGAGACAGGAAAGTACACCGAGGGGGTGGACGAGGCGGACCCAGCCAAGTGGAAGGCCAACCTGCGCTGTGCCCTTAACAAGAGCCGTGACTTCCGCCTCATCTATGATGGACCCCGGGACATGCCGCCTCAGCCCTACAAGATCTACGAGGTCTGCTCTAATGGCTCCGCTCCCGCAG AGTCCCAGCCTAGTGAGGATTACACTTTTGgtgcaggagaggaggaggaggaagaagaggaagacgTGAGCTCGGGGCCATTCCTGGCAGCGTCGGCCTGCACTGACGTG CTCCAGAGGATGTTACCAAGCCTGAGCATCACAG AAGCAGTGCAACCTGGCCCCCCCATGGCACCCTATTCTTTACCCAAAGAGGATGTCAAGTGGCCGCCCACCCTCCAGCCGCCTGTGGTGCTGGGCCCTCCTGCACCAGACCCCAgcctgctgggccccacccctggCAACCCTGCTGGCTTTGGGGAGCTTCTCCCTGAAGTCCTGCCgagcctgcagcctgggccccTGGCTGCCAGCCTGCCCCCCACAGGCGAACAACTCCTGCCCGACCTGCTAATCAGCCCCCACATGCTGCCTC TGACGGACCTGGAGATCAAGTTCCAGTACCGGGGGCGGCCACCCCGTGCCCTCACCATCAGCAACCCCCAGGGGTGCCGGCTCTTCTACAGTCAGCTGGAGCCCACCCAGGACCAGGTAGAGCTCTTCGGCCCCGTGAGCCTGGAGCAAGTGCGCTTCCCCAGCCCTGAGGACATCCCCAGCGACAAGCAGCGCTTCTACACAAACCAGCTGCTGGATGTCCTGGACCGCGGCCTCATACTCCAGCTGCAGGGCCAAGATCTGTATGCCATCCGCCTGTGCCAGTGCAAAGTGTTCTGGAGCGGGCCCTGCGCCTCGGCCCACGGCTCACACCCCAACCCCATCCAGCGGGAGGTCAAAACCAAGCTTTTCAGCCTGGAGCATTTTCTCAATG AGCTCATCCTGTTCCAGAAGGGCCAGACTAACACCCCACCGCCATTTGAGATCTTCTTCTGCTTTGGGGAGGAGTGGCCTGACCGCAAACCCCGAGAGAAGAAGCTCATCACTGTACAG GTGGTGCCTGTAGCAGCTCGGCTGTTGCTGGAGATGTTCTCAGGGGAGCTTTCTTGGTCAGCTGATAGTATCCGGCTACAGATCTCAAACCCAGACCTCAAAGACCGCATGGTAGAGCAGTTCAAGGAGCTCCATCACCTCTGGCAGTCCCAGCAGCGGTTGCAGCCTGTGGCCCAGGCCCCCGCTGTGGCAGGCCTCAGTGCTGGCCAGGGGGCCTGGCCCATGCACTCAGTTGGCATGCAACAATGA